The Sorghum bicolor cultivar BTx623 chromosome 6, Sorghum_bicolor_NCBIv3, whole genome shotgun sequence genome contains the following window.
CCTGACTTCGGGTGACTTCAATTAAACTTTGTCCCACTTCACTATGCGGTAGCctaatttgttatttttgtttTGGCTTAGTTAGTAAGTGTTTTTTAATACATTTTGGAATGATGTGATATGTGGTACAACCTACAGTATGCGGTAGCACGTTATTTTAGTATACATTTGTGACTTGTTTCCAAATCTCTGTTAAATTTTGTTTAGTAGCAGCAGCTTATGTACTAATTAGTGGGGTGGGGGGATACACAGATAACTTTTTAACTCTGCTGTTTCAGAATATGCTTGATAACTGCACTTCGTAGAGGAAGAAGCATCCAGCAGGAAGAATGGATGAAACAGGGGATGCTCTGAGGTCCTGCATGGAGCAGCTGCTCCTTGTCAGGGACGAGAAAGAGCGGCTTATAATTGAAGCAACCAACAAGATCTCTTCTGAGCATAAGAAGACGCTGCATTTACAGCAGAAGTTTGAAGACACAAACAAACAGTTTGATAAGGTCATCACAGAAAACTACAATCTTTGCAACACTGTTGCCTCAAAGGAGAAGCTGATCAAAGAGCTGAAGGAATCCAAAGGACATTCAGAGCAGAAGCTGACCGAGGCAACTGCAAGGCTTGAGTTCTCACAGAAACAATGCGCCTCCCTTCAGTACGAGGTGCGCGTGCTTCAGGAGGAGCTTGAGATCCGGAGCAAAGAGCGAGAGTATGACCTCAAATCAATAGACGCTGCTCGGAAGAAGCAGCAGGAGAGCGCGAAGAAGATCGCTGTGCTAGAAGCAGAATGCCAGAGGCTGCGGACCATGGTTCAGAAGCGTCTGCCGGGTCCTGCGGCGTTGGCAAAAATGAAAGATGAGGTCAAGCGACAAGGTTCTGGTGCTGCTGAGAATGGAACAAGAAGGCCCCGTGCAGCAGTGCAGCCACAGCAGCCGAGGCATTCCTCCATGTCTGAAGGTCACCTAGTCAAGCTGCAGGAATTGGGTGATGAAAACAGGCAGCTCAGGCAGTTGTTGGCCCAAAAGGAGAGTGATCTGCACTTTGTGCTGTCGAAGTACGCAGACGAGGCATGCAAGCTGTCAATACTGCAAAGGCAGCATGAAGAGTTGTCTGGTAGTCACGGTTCAACAGAGAATAACCATCCAAAACCAATGGTGAGCGCATTTGCCAAGCCGGAACACTCAATATCTGGGAAGCAACAGGTGTCTAAGGTTAGGAGTAGGAGCCGAAGAATCACAGGATCTGACATGCAATTGCTTGTTGATCCTATAGATATTGAGAAACTAGAGTGGGCATCCAGACCTTCAAGTGCCCCACATCAGTGTCTGGATTCACCTGATACAAACTCAAAAATGATTATCTCAGACACATGTCACAGAGAGCTCACCCCTGTCATTCTTGATGAAGTAACACATGCACTGAAGAATGAGATATCTGCCAAAGAAAATGATGGTGCACACTTTTCCTATGACAGGGCAGAAATAAACACAATAGTGGCTACTCTGATAGAAAGAGTCAGCAGCATGGCTGAAAGATTTAACAAAAACAATGTTATGAGTTTTCGATCACTTTCTCATGAAAAGCCTGAACTCACTTTGCGAATTGAGCATCTAGTTCATGTCTGCAGTGACGTATTAGATGGAAAGGCTAATCTTGAAAGGCTTACTGATGAAGTTTGCTTGATCCTAGAGTGGATAGTGAGCCGATGCCTTTTATGTGCTGATGAACTAGACATTGTGGACTACATAACAAATAATTCTGATGGTGAGTCCCAAAGGACATTAAGCATTCATGGAAAAGATATAATGCAGAGTACAAAATCAAAAATTGTTTTAGGAAAGCAACAAGAGAGACGAAGATTGGTTGAAACAACTGAAGACTTGATCCCTGATGTAATATTAGAAAACCATTCTCAGATTGAGTTGATCACTTCTAAGCTTGTTGAAGACTTAGTGGCTCTTAGACAAGAGCAGAGTGATAGTTTTCAGGAACAGCATTTGGTACGCTGTGAAGCAAAAaggtatttattttattttactatttttGTATCATCTTATTATTTGCAGAAGTATAGCGTCCACAAGCAATTCCGATTATTTGTGATGCAGTGCTGCTTCTCACGGGAGCAAAGACAAGTTAGCAGAAGAAGAGGGAAACCAGATCACAACGGTAATCTCGAATGTCCTTATCCTGACCTCTTTCCTTTCTTCAAGCACAAAGCCTATCTATAGACTGTAGTACACAAACCATGTCTATGAGAATTTAGCACAGAGAAAAATGGCAATTCCCAGGACATGTCCGATGATTCCTGGACATTCCATCTTTTACCGAGATACAGACTTAAAAATTTATAATGAATTTTGCTCTTGCAGACCTCAGCAATATCTGCAGCAGCCAGGAAACTTTCAGAATGCCAAGAAACAATGGCAAATCTAAGTAAGCAGTTGCATGGTCTGGAAAGTCCGGCAAATACAGATCCATCAGATAAAGAGAAATGTGCCCCGTCAGCTGAGCCTGTTGCAACCGAAAAGAAAGAACACGGCGAGCCTGATGCAAATGCAACTGAGAAGAAAGAACACGAGCAAGATTCTGGCCAAAGTCTACAGTCTGCTAAAAGTGCTTCGACTCTACTCCTTGTTCGTCCGACGGTCCCGAAGTCACCCCGACCACCCGTTTCTGTTgacgaaaaaaagaagaagcggCGTGCTAACCTTCTAGGCAGGCTTGTCTTCAGAAAGAAAGCATAAAACTCAGACTACAAATCTCAGCGTCGACGTGAAAAATCAAGTCATCGGTACAGTTGTTTCTCGCACTTGGGTGGTCTTTCTTGCGTTTTAAGTTATATATACCTGGACTGGTCTTAAGTTATTTCCAATTCCAATAAAAACGAGCATACTATGCATATGGTGTGTAACTTATTGGGTATTTATTTGGATGTATGTAAGCAATGCTGTGCTTGAGAAATTTGTGGAAAGTTGTTCAGTCCAGAAGCATGTGTAATACTGTAAATTGGTACCCTACTACCCTTTGGATTAAATAAATATCTGTATTTATTGTTAGGATCAGAGCATTTCCACTAGATTAAATAAATACAATTCCCTCTATAATTAGTGATAAAGGAGATTGACAGCAAAAGAAATGAGCTCCAACCGAAATACAATTGGCCTTGTTCGT
Protein-coding sequences here:
- the LOC8060219 gene encoding filament-like plant protein 7, which encodes MDETGDALRSCMEQLLLVRDEKERLIIEATNKISSEHKKTLHLQQKFEDTNKQFDKVITENYNLCNTVASKEKLIKELKESKGHSEQKLTEATARLEFSQKQCASLQYEVRVLQEELEIRSKEREYDLKSIDAARKKQQESAKKIAVLEAECQRLRTMVQKRLPGPAALAKMKDEVKRQGSGAAENGTRRPRAAVQPQQPRHSSMSEGHLVKLQELGDENRQLRQLLAQKESDLHFVLSKYADEACKLSILQRQHEELSGSHGSTENNHPKPMVSAFAKPEHSISGKQQVSKVRSRSRRITGSDMQLLVDPIDIEKLEWASRPSSAPHQCLDSPDTNSKMIISDTCHRELTPVILDEVTHALKNEISAKENDGAHFSYDRAEINTIVATLIERVSSMAERFNKNNVMSFRSLSHEKPELTLRIEHLVHVCSDVLDGKANLERLTDEVCLILEWIVSRCLLCADELDIVDYITNNSDGESQRTLSIHGKDIMQSTKSKIVLGKQQERRRLVETTEDLIPDVILENHSQIELITSKLVEDLVALRQEQSDSFQEQHLVRCEAKSAASHGSKDKLAEEEGNQITTTSAISAAARKLSECQETMANLSKQLHGLESPANTDPSDKEKCAPSAEPVATEKKEHGEPDANATEKKEHEQDSGQSLQSAKSASTLLLVRPTVPKSPRPPVSVDEKKKKRRANLLGRLVFRKKA